AGAGGTGAAGGAGACCTCCCACAGGTTGAGAGCGAGTATTTTGATGGCTCTCCCCAGGCTTATAACGATCAAAAGGTTGGAAGAAAAATGCCTTTCCATGATAACATACCAGAAGAAGGAAACTTACCCTCCCCTCCTGAAGTGGCAGTCCCATATACTGGTTCTGGGGGTGAGACTCCTAGTTATCAGGAAAGGTAATAagatatttttttggtttgtcaTGTTGAACATTAGCACCCGTATAGAATTCTGCGATAGGATTATTTTTGAGAATAAGATGACCTTGCAACATACTGAATTACTGAATATTCTGGACCAGAGAATACCAATTCTGCCACCAACTATAAGAGCACCTATCACCTTTTATTGTAGTCACAAAATTAAAGTCTTTATAATCAATAGGACGTTCTCTCCGTTTGTAGTCAAATCTGGGACCCAAATAACAATATATTCTTGGAAATACATGGATGCACTACTTCATATTATAAGATTTTATGGGGTTGAGAGCCATACAACAAACTTGATTTTTAACAGCTTTCGAGTCCAACTCCATGAATGCCTTTTAACTCTGTCCTTATGGATACAGGAAAACACAACGAAGAGCATGTGACAGATCTCCTCATGTGACTCCTAGTCGAAATATAGGGGATAAGAAATGCCTTGAAAATCAGAAGGAAGAATCGATTGAAAGCATGGATGGTAAACATAGTCCAGGGATATCATCACCCGTCACAAATAGAGCTGCCCGGGAGTCAAGTGCTGATTATAGAGATAGTGACCAAGATGAGCCTGTTCTGGCTGATGGAAGCTCTGAAATGGGAAAGGAGGAAACATCTACTGTTGCTGAAAATGATGCCTTGCAAGATGGGGCTCCAAAGCATAAACGATTAGTTTCAAGAGTTGAACAGTCTGCTGACGAAGAACTTGATGATGGTGAGGACTCAAAAGCTGCAAAAAGTAGTGACAACAGCAAAGCAAGATCAGGAAGCAGCAGGGATTATCCGAAGTGGAGGGATGGGGTTGAAGAGGAAGTCATTCAAGGACGTTCAACACATATGGGGGGCATCAAGAGGCACCTTGATGAAAATGAAAAGGGGTTCCAGAGGAAAAACCGTGATGGTAGACAGGAACCAGATAGAAGTCACATGGTAGTTAAAGGGAGGGAGGGCTCTTATCCTTATAGGGACTGGGATCCTAGCTCTGCACATCAGttgcaattgaaaaatgatggccTTCATGGGCGAAAGGAGAGGGACAATCTTGATGTACCGTGGCAACGGAGAGAAAATGATCCTTGTAGCAGAAGGATCAggcctgaagaaacaaggaaGAGAGAACGTAGTGATGAAATGGGATCTAGGCACAGGAGTAAGGTTCGAGAAGGTGACAGGAACGACAAAGACGAACATCTGCAGTCAAGAAAACAAGTGGACAATGGTAGCTATAGGGTTTATCATGATAAGGATGTCGGTTCACGACCCAGGGAAAGGGAAGGTAGTTTGAAGGCCAGGTATGAACATGTGGAAGATTACCATGGCaagagaaggaaagatgagGAATATATGAAGAGAGACCATATAGATAAAGAAGATTTTTTGCATGGGCACAGAGATAATAGCACTCGCAGAAAGCGTGAAAGGGATGAAATTCTGGATCAGCGTAAGAGAGATGAGCAACAAAGAGTAAGAGAAAATCTTGATGATCTGCACCCTGCTAGGCACAAAGATGATGGCTGGTCACATAGGGAGAGAGGTGACAGGCAAAGAGAGAAGGAGGAGTGGCATAGGGTCAAACAATCCCAGGAGGAAAATATACCCAAGCGTGAAAGAGATGAAGGACGAGTTGCTATAAGGGGTGGGCGTGGTGCAGAAGACAAAGCATGGGTAGGCCATACTAGGGCAAAGGATGAGAACAAGGGCGCTGATAAGGAGCACCAATATAAAGAGACTGCAAGGCACAGTGAACCATCTAAAAGGAGGGATAGGGTTGAGGAAGAAAGCTCACATCGTAGGGGACGTGAAGATGTTCATGGACGTggaaatcaaataaataatgatgagaaaagATCCGGAAAGGAGAGATCAAGTACTCGTAATGAGCGTGCGGACAGCCAAAAGGTCCATGACAGAAAACATAAAGAAAATTCAAGGAAGAGTAAAGAATCTGAGATTGCTAATAACAGCACCACTTCCAAGAGACATCAAGAAGATCAAAGTGGTCATAATAAGGAGATGGTATGTTCTTGACATCAGTTCTCTTGGTCTGGTTTTTCCCTTTTAATTCCTGTATTGTTTATCTTCCCTTGAAAAATAATGTATATAGGGTGCAATGCAagcttgattttgaagtttttgtCAAATCccaattctttttctttgttatacCTATAAAATTAAATAGATTTTTTATTCTGAGCATCTGCAAACTTTGACTTTCACTGGTTTGGTTCCTTTCTCTTTCATCTTTCTGGATTGTGGATTCATCTTTCCATTTCCTCTTTTCCTTGCAAGAGCTAAAATCAGAAGATTGTGTTCATATCTTCTTCTATTAGTGGCAGCTTCTGTGGGCGGTATTTTCACACGAATAATGGGTATTGGCACGGTCAGGAATGATCGCATATTCAATGATTTGGTACACTTTGCTGAGACCAGTAGTAATGTTTTATCTGTATTTGGGTTAGCCCCATGCTTTGAGGTTTGTGCTTCAATCAGTGTATGGTCGTCATCATATGGAGGAATATGGCTTACACGCATCATGCGGCATTCTGCAGTTAGATTAAAGCACTAACAAATAGCATGGCATTTGTAGTTATTAGTTGACAATTTATCTCTTAATCCTGGAATTTTGATGCAGAATTGTTCTTGTTATTCGTCATCACTTTTTTGTCCTTTGTACTTGACCCTAGCTGATTAATGTAGAATGTTTCCTCTCTTTTGCCCCTCTAGGGCTTGAAAGGCACCCGTGTGCAAGGAACTGGTGAGGAAATCCCACCGCAGCGTCACTCTTCCAAAAGGCATAAGGAAGATGTTTCCTCTGATGATGAACAACAGGATTTGAAAAGGGGGCGCTCCAAATTGGAGCGCTGGACAAGCCATAAGGAGAGGGATTTCAGTATCAACAGTAAATCATCTTTGAAGCTCAAAGAGCTTGATAGGATCAACAACCGAGGATCCTCAGATGCCAAGAAAGTTCCAGAGGAACTCAAAGAGCTTGATAGGATCAACAACAGAGGATCCGCAGATGCCAGTAAAGTTCGAGAGGAATCTTCCAAGCCAGTTGAGGCTGTTGATAATCAACATTCAATGGCCGAGGAGAAAGATGCCGGTGATCAGGAGGATATCAAGGATGCAGACACAAAACCATTGGAGGAGCGACACCTGGACACAGTCGAGAAGTTGAAGAAAAGAAGTGAGCGTTTCAAGCGTCCGATGCCAAGTGAAAAAGAGCCAGCGGCAATCAAAAAGGTGGAGAGTGATGTGCCGCCTTCCACCATTAGCGAGACTCAGACTCAGACTCAGACTCAGACTCCTGTGGAGTCAGAGATCAAACCAGAACGGCCAGCTAGGAAAAGAAGGTGGATCAGCAACTGAATCCGAAAATATGGAACTTAAGGTTAGCTGGCTGAATCTCTGTCGTTTGGGAGAAGTTATGCTGGGCCTAATTATAAAATTCAAACTTCCGGGCGGTGCAATCATTCAACTTGTTTTTGCAATCGTAGAATCCCATATACATCTGCTCTGCAGTAGTTACATAATTTTGTAACCATGCTCCATGCTGCCCCAGCATACTTATAATGTTTTCGTTTGTATATACTGGCGATTGTAACATTGAACTGGCCATTGATGGTGGCGCAGGATTGCTTTGAGCAACTATTTGTAATGTTGTTGCTCAGGTTTGATGTGGCATGCTTTGAGGGTCGTCTACCGGACCTGAAAATGCTGTTTATGGGATCTGTGTAGGAGCCGGGTGCCATCGGAAGCAATGCAAGAGTACTGGTGTAGCTTCACGGATGAAGATAACAAGATTGAAGAACCGATGAGCGAAAAGAGAAGGATTTCCACCATCGTTGGAGATGTTAGAACTTATATCTATATATACAGTAAATTGATTAGCGTATCTTGAATTCTTGATCGAGTTCTtatttttcacccatttttacttttctttttggtttaaaGATAAGAAAACTGGTGGTAATTTTGGAATGAGTGTTAGAAAGATCGGATTACTAGAAAGTTGAATGTAACAACACACAAATGGAATAGTTAACTGTTTTATTAGTTGTTCCATAAATCTCTTCATCTGTTCCAACTAACATATATATTGAAGATAACCGTAAGCGGGTTGCAGCTCAAGTAAATAAAATCATTTGCCTCTGCACCGAGATCTTGTGAATTTAGCTACTCTCGAAATTTTATTGTGACGACATTTCAAATTAATAATGGAGCGGAGAGTGGACTTTCATGTATTGCCTGCCCCTCAAGTACAAAAAACTTGAACAGAGTCAAGCTACAAAATTCCCCAAAGTATATTGACCCAACTTTACAACAACCAAAAAGTAAATTCCTTTGTGCTACCTAAATTTCTAATCTAATAAATTACGGGaatgaaatttaaatttgagtACAAAGAAAGAACATGTTATTCTAAGAACATATTACTTTCACGAACTTAATTAAGTTCgtatcttaaaaataaaaaaatttggtcacaaaacaTCACGAAAGGCATGTATTATACGATTTGATGCGGGCGTTGTACGATTTGATGGCAGGGTCCACCAAAGCATGATCCCCCGTTCAGATTGGAAATTCGAAAGCTTGAGGACGATGAATGATAATGATTAATACCAGACGTGCTCAATATTGGACCAGCAATCGACAAACTCAAACAGTAGCATCTGCACGGCAGTCAGCACCCTCATCACACAATATTTTACTCTGCGTGTACACGCGGAGTAGAAGTATCTGACACTCCTAAACACCGTAAAATTTTTTATGCTGCAATTTATATAGCAtgctcttatttttatttttacgtacatttttttatttttgtatggtAAAAATGGGTGGGTGGAGTCACCAGATAGACAAGCTGAGAGATATCAGTGATAGATGCAGTGAGATTttgtgcctctctctctctctctctctctctctctctctctctctctctctaaacaatGGAGAAAAAACCCACTTGGGTTCTT
This is a stretch of genomic DNA from Malus domestica chromosome 02, GDT2T_hap1. It encodes these proteins:
- the LOC139188070 gene encoding FIP1[V]-like protein, with amino-acid sequence MEDDDEFGDLYTDVLRPFESSEPSLSSAPQPHQSSAAPQSFNRPIDLNVLDEEDKILFAAPHSNPSVSHPSNSQTLAPAASVPTNSARDAAPVGGSRVLEAKDVELPKVNSVDLNIGGKDLDSMDKDVNFDIEEVNNGADAMGLGPVIPGLSDTFPVNDSAANFGNPEVTRRDGERGEDDWDSDDSEDDLQIVLNDNNHGPMDMERGGMGGEDDDDDDGLVIVADSEPNQPMDDQEWVEESAQAAEGERKEMAEAGKTAGGVVVPPKVGYSSHGYHPFHSQFKYVRPGAVPMPGPPTSGLGGVPLPGQVRPLVNLGPGAGRGRGDWRPTGMKNGTPLQKNSHPGFGTPGWSNNMGGRGFGGGLDFTLPSHKTIFDVVIDGFEEKPWKYPGVDTSDFFNFGLNEDSWKDYCKQLEQLRLESTMQSKIRVYESGRAEQEYDPDLPPELAAATGIHDFPAENVNPGKSDVVQSDLAKGSARLRPPIPTGRAIQVEGGFGERLPSIDTRPPRVRDSDAIIEIVLQDSLDDDSSAGNGIPDGAENDRPREGFGRGEGDLPQVESEYFDGSPQAYNDQKVGRKMPFHDNIPEEGNLPSPPEVAVPYTGSGGETPSYQERKTQRRACDRSPHVTPSRNIGDKKCLENQKEESIESMDGKHSPGISSPVTNRAARESSADYRDSDQDEPVLADGSSEMGKEETSTVAENDALQDGAPKHKRLVSRVEQSADEELDDGEDSKAAKSSDNSKARSGSSRDYPKWRDGVEEEVIQGRSTHMGGIKRHLDENEKGFQRKNRDGRQEPDRSHMVVKGREGSYPYRDWDPSSAHQLQLKNDGLHGRKERDNLDVPWQRRENDPCSRRIRPEETRKRERSDEMGSRHRSKVREGDRNDKDEHLQSRKQVDNGSYRVYHDKDVGSRPREREGSLKARYEHVEDYHGKRRKDEEYMKRDHIDKEDFLHGHRDNSTRRKRERDEILDQRKRDEQQRVRENLDDLHPARHKDDGWSHRERGDRQREKEEWHRVKQSQEENIPKRERDEGRVAIRGGRGAEDKAWVGHTRAKDENKGADKEHQYKETARHSEPSKRRDRVEEESSHRRGREDVHGRGNQINNDEKRSGKERSSTRNERADSQKVHDRKHKENSRKSKESEIANNSTTSKRHQEDQSGHNKEMGLKGTRVQGTGEEIPPQRHSSKRHKEDVSSDDEQQDLKRGRSKLERWTSHKERDFSINSKSSLKLKELDRINNRGSSDAKKVPEELKELDRINNRGSADASKVREESSKPVEAVDNQHSMAEEKDAGDQEDIKDADTKPLEERHLDTVEKLKKRSERFKRPMPSEKEPAAIKKVESDVPPSTISETQTQTQTQTPVESEIKPERPARKRRWISN